The following are encoded in a window of Lacinutrix sp. WUR7 genomic DNA:
- a CDS encoding cell envelope biogenesis protein OmpA: MNQEDKLKILKDILLTDEREYALSIHEKIKILEETINQKTNLSEKVDPIIDDKLNKFVLEIPNTLGPTITEALKTEIKNSQDAVVEALYPILGRMIKKYIQNEFKLLSEKINQQIDNTFSFKGFKRKFKAKTSGVSEADLILQNQFAPKLNQFMVIEKGSGLLISKYSKTDDIDEDMVAGMLTAIKSFVEDAFKKNDQNLELIEYETYSIYIQNFSSYYIAVVISGIFNASHKTELEDKLLDFAQNIINETDLKNKESLTKKLKAYFANEYL; encoded by the coding sequence ATGAATCAAGAAGATAAACTTAAAATTCTTAAAGACATCTTACTAACAGATGAAAGAGAATATGCTTTATCGATTCATGAAAAAATCAAAATCCTTGAGGAAACAATAAATCAAAAAACAAATTTATCGGAAAAGGTAGATCCAATTATTGATGATAAATTAAATAAATTTGTTCTCGAAATACCAAACACTTTAGGTCCAACTATTACAGAAGCATTAAAAACGGAAATAAAAAATTCTCAGGATGCCGTAGTTGAAGCATTGTACCCAATTCTAGGTAGAATGATAAAGAAGTACATTCAAAATGAATTCAAACTTTTATCCGAAAAAATAAACCAACAAATAGACAACACCTTTTCTTTTAAAGGCTTTAAACGAAAATTTAAAGCTAAAACTTCTGGAGTTAGTGAGGCCGATTTAATTTTACAAAACCAATTCGCTCCAAAATTAAACCAGTTTATGGTTATTGAAAAAGGATCGGGTTTACTTATTTCAAAATACTCTAAAACAGATGATATAGATGAAGATATGGTTGCGGGTATGTTAACTGCAATTAAAAGCTTTGTTGAAGATGCTTTTAAAAAAAATGACCAAAACCTAGAACTCATTGAATATGAAACGTATAGTATATATATTCAAAATTTTTCATCCTATTATATTGCAGTAGTAATTTCTGGCATATTTAATGCTAGTCATAAAACAGAATTAGAAGACAAACTATTAGATTTTGCTCAAAACATTATTAATGAAACAGATCTAAAAAATAAAGAGTCTTTAACTAAAAAATTAAAAGCATATTTTGCTAATGAATATCTCTAA
- a CDS encoding GNAT family N-acetyltransferase, which translates to MDFIIREATINDAKQILDLIVELAVFEKEPDAVEVTIKDLEKDGFGSNPVFKCFVAEYNNEIAGIAVVYNRYSTWKGRIIHLEDLIVSQKYRGKGLGTLLLNQVVIYGNALGAKRINWEVIDWNEPAIRFYEQKGAKVLRDWDVVQLDEEGIKNYLSKI; encoded by the coding sequence ATGGACTTTATAATTAGAGAAGCAACAATAAACGACGCAAAACAAATCTTAGACTTAATTGTAGAATTGGCAGTTTTTGAAAAGGAACCTGATGCAGTAGAAGTAACTATAAAGGATTTAGAAAAAGATGGATTTGGTAGTAATCCTGTTTTTAAATGTTTTGTCGCAGAATACAACAATGAAATTGCAGGAATTGCTGTGGTTTACAATAGATATTCTACATGGAAAGGCAGAATAATACATTTGGAAGATCTTATTGTAAGTCAGAAATATAGAGGTAAAGGTCTTGGTACTTTACTATTAAATCAAGTAGTTATTTATGGAAATGCACTAGGTGCTAAAAGAATAAATTGGGAAGTTATTGATTGGAATGAACCTGCAATTCGTTTTTACGAACAAAAAGGAGCAAAAGTACTTCGAGATTGGGATGTAGTGCAATTGGATGAAGAAGGAATAAAAAACTATTTATCGAAAATATGA
- a CDS encoding TerB family tellurite resistance protein: MSISDLFDSGFKKRNEDHFASIVRVAMEDGVITDEEKAFLDRLARNLDISEGDYAIILKDYASHHINPPTSYDNRLERLYDLSRMVYVDHIKGDDEEHVLRKIAVGLGFKPENVKYVVDKALALVSNKVDLDTFMEEIKTMNK, from the coding sequence ATGTCAATTTCAGATTTATTTGATAGTGGATTTAAAAAGCGTAATGAAGACCATTTTGCTTCAATTGTTAGAGTTGCAATGGAAGATGGGGTTATTACAGATGAAGAAAAGGCGTTTTTAGATCGTTTAGCTAGAAATTTAGATATTAGCGAAGGGGATTATGCAATAATTTTAAAGGATTATGCTTCTCATCATATTAACCCTCCAACTTCTTACGATAATCGTTTAGAGCGTTTGTATGATTTATCTAGAATGGTTTATGTAGATCATATTAAAGGCGATGATGAAGAACATGTTTTACGTAAGATTGCTGTTGGATTAGGTTTTAAACCTGAAAATGTAAAGTATGTTGTGGATAAAGCACTTGCTTTGGTAAGTAATAAAGTGGATTTAGACACTTTTATGGAAGAAATAAAAACAATGAATAAGTAA
- a CDS encoding Rab family GTPase, whose translation MNISKKIVLLGHFGVGKSSLIRRFVEDTFTDNYKVTIGVHILKKEVVISPKETVSLIIWDLEGNDDITNTRASYMLGTSGMIYVFDLTRPATYQQLESDLNFIKTNYPNIPIKVVGNKKDLVTKDFIKQNSDVFGSFTDFYTSAKANTKVNDLFSTLAKQLIS comes from the coding sequence ATGAATATCTCTAAAAAAATAGTTTTACTTGGTCACTTTGGTGTTGGTAAATCTTCGCTTATTAGACGTTTTGTCGAAGACACTTTTACCGACAACTACAAAGTAACCATAGGTGTACATATATTAAAAAAAGAAGTAGTAATTTCTCCAAAGGAAACCGTTTCTTTAATTATTTGGGATCTAGAAGGTAATGACGATATTACAAACACAAGAGCCTCTTATATGTTAGGTACTAGTGGTATGATATACGTATTCGACCTTACTAGACCTGCAACCTACCAGCAATTAGAAAGCGATTTAAATTTTATAAAAACAAACTATCCAAACATCCCAATAAAAGTAGTAGGAAACAAAAAAGATTTAGTTACCAAAGACTTTATTAAGCAGAACAGCGATGTTTTTGGGTCGTTCACCGATTTTTATACTAGCGCAAAAGCAAATACGAAAGTTAATGATCTATTCTCTACATTAGCTAAACAACTAATTTCATAA
- a CDS encoding ATP-binding protein → MLAEHRIAHEKAIIQYLIIDKKGVILESDDAFYSNVAKQSITSLHPFFESITTLLDTEENQEYLFSCIHLETDNRNIIADITLKTFSKKHALLIIQDLTTHYDNYQLTAQKRNESVIDSQILELKNKYLLEKEEFKNTFIANFSHEIREPLSGIITFVDILGKTNLDSEQKDYLNIINTSSNHLKHMIEDILDISKIEVGKLNLIEDSFNLPEFLEEFVFTYKIKAEEKGLTFLSTIGEKLPTHIIGDPYRLKQILGNLIDNAIKYTTKGSITLNVSLNQVRANKASIHFQIIDTGIGIEEENLDKVFTSFTQVDKTQRNKGTGLGLAIVKNLVSLMDGNISIDSEFNEGTSFALNLSFKLDTKTKHKKVEVATVEKLGKDKYHILLVENSEITQLSVLKILAAQGKFYLDIVTNPDTLIETIQNQKPDIILMDINLPNTTGDKLAIEIRQLPEKDLKKIPILALTGKVFPEDLKRYKKAKINDVISKPFDEKSLLKTIHKYLK, encoded by the coding sequence ATGCTCGCAGAACATAGAATAGCACATGAAAAGGCTATTATTCAATATCTAATTATAGATAAAAAAGGTGTTATCCTAGAGTCTGACGACGCTTTCTATTCAAATGTTGCCAAGCAAAGTATAACTAGTTTACATCCTTTTTTTGAAAGTATTACAACCTTATTAGATACCGAGGAAAACCAAGAATATCTATTCTCATGTATTCATTTAGAAACAGACAATAGAAATATAATAGCAGATATTACGCTTAAAACGTTTTCTAAAAAACACGCGCTACTAATCATTCAAGACTTAACAACGCATTACGACAATTATCAATTAACTGCGCAAAAGAGAAACGAATCGGTTATAGACTCCCAAATTCTTGAATTAAAAAATAAATACTTATTAGAAAAAGAAGAATTTAAAAACACCTTCATCGCTAACTTTAGCCATGAAATTAGAGAACCTCTTTCTGGGATAATTACTTTTGTAGATATTTTAGGTAAAACCAATCTAGACTCCGAACAAAAAGATTACCTAAATATTATTAACACCTCTTCCAATCATTTAAAACACATGATTGAAGACATTTTAGATATTTCTAAAATAGAAGTTGGTAAACTTAATTTGATTGAAGACTCTTTCAACCTACCCGAGTTTTTAGAAGAATTTGTTTTCACTTATAAAATAAAAGCCGAAGAAAAAGGATTAACTTTTCTTAGTACTATTGGAGAAAAATTACCAACACATATTATTGGTGATCCTTATAGATTAAAGCAAATACTTGGCAATCTAATAGACAATGCAATTAAATACACCACAAAAGGGAGTATCACTTTAAATGTTTCTTTAAATCAAGTAAGAGCTAATAAAGCAAGTATTCATTTTCAAATTATAGACACAGGAATTGGTATAGAAGAAGAAAACCTAGATAAAGTTTTTACAAGCTTCACCCAAGTAGACAAAACCCAAAGAAACAAAGGCACAGGATTAGGATTAGCCATTGTAAAAAACTTGGTTTCGTTAATGGATGGTAACATCTCTATTGACAGTGAATTTAATGAAGGAACCTCTTTCGCTTTAAATTTAAGTTTTAAATTAGATACAAAAACAAAACATAAAAAAGTAGAAGTTGCTACTGTAGAAAAACTAGGAAAAGATAAATACCATATTCTTTTAGTAGAAAACTCAGAAATAACGCAACTCTCCGTACTTAAAATATTAGCAGCACAAGGAAAGTTTTATTTAGATATCGTTACCAATCCAGATACGCTAATAGAAACCATCCAAAACCAAAAGCCAGATATTATTTTAATGGACATCAATCTACCAAATACCACTGGAGATAAACTTGCCATAGAAATTAGACAACTACCAGAAAAAGATCTTAAAAAAATACCAATCTTAGCATTAACAGGAAAAGTATTCCCTGAAGACTTAAAACGCTACAAAAAAGCAAAAATAAACGATGTGATTAGTAAACCTTTTGATGAGAAAAGCTTACTGAAAACCATTCACAAATACTTAAAATAA
- the fbp gene encoding class 1 fructose-bisphosphatase yields the protein MSRTKQTLGEFIIENQTSFKYTSGELSRLINSIRLAAKVVNHEVNKAGLVDIIGAAGDTNIQGEDQQKLDVYANEKFIQTLTKRNIVCGIASEEEDDFIAINSQDENNQNKYIVLIDPLDGSSNIDVNVSVGTIFSIYRRVTPVGTPVTLEDFLQKGDQQVAAGYIVYGTSTMIVYTTGDGVNGFTLNPAIGTFYLSHPDMQFPVDGKIYSVNEGNYAQFPQGVKNYIKYCQEEEGDRPYTSRYIGSLVSDFHRNMIKGGVYMYPKSSKNPQGKLRLLYECNPMAFLAEQANGKASDGYTRIMEIDPTELHQRVPFLCGSKNMVEKAEEFMQKA from the coding sequence ATGTCTAGAACAAAACAAACATTAGGAGAATTTATTATAGAAAACCAAACATCTTTTAAATATACTTCTGGCGAGTTATCTAGACTTATTAACTCCATTCGTTTGGCAGCAAAAGTGGTAAACCATGAAGTAAACAAAGCCGGTTTAGTAGATATTATTGGTGCAGCAGGAGACACAAACATTCAAGGTGAAGACCAACAAAAACTAGATGTTTATGCAAATGAGAAGTTTATTCAAACACTTACAAAACGTAACATAGTATGTGGTATTGCTAGTGAAGAAGAAGACGATTTTATTGCTATTAACAGTCAAGACGAAAACAACCAAAACAAATATATTGTTTTAATAGATCCTTTAGATGGATCCTCTAACATTGATGTAAACGTTTCTGTAGGTACTATTTTTTCCATATACAGACGAGTAACACCAGTAGGAACTCCTGTTACTTTAGAAGATTTTTTACAAAAAGGAGACCAACAAGTAGCTGCCGGATATATTGTTTATGGAACATCAACAATGATTGTTTACACAACTGGAGATGGTGTTAATGGTTTTACACTTAATCCAGCAATTGGTACATTTTATTTATCGCATCCAGACATGCAGTTTCCCGTTGATGGCAAAATCTATTCTGTAAATGAAGGGAACTATGCACAATTTCCACAAGGGGTTAAAAACTACATTAAATATTGCCAAGAGGAAGAAGGTGACAGACCCTATACAAGCAGATATATTGGATCATTAGTTTCCGATTTTCATAGAAATATGATAAAAGGAGGTGTGTATATGTACCCAAAAAGTTCTAAAAACCCACAAGGTAAATTACGTTTGTTATATGAATGTAACCCAATGGCCTTTTTAGCAGAACAAGCTAACGGAAAAGCAAGTGATGGTTACACTAGAATTATGGAAATTGACCCTACAGAATTACACCAAAGAGTGCCGTTTTTGTGTGGAAGTAAAAATATGGTCGAAAAAGCAGAAGAATTTATGCAAAAGGCTTAA
- a CDS encoding fructose 1,6-bisphosphatase: protein MAKEKLTNNNTESHNSNVEASTKIDAIKQLIFGENMQAYDIEFEAVKNDILNKKQELENLVDDVRKELLQNIDNLSTDINIRITDLENSFNDKADTLDEKKLDRKLLGDLLMNLGEKISK, encoded by the coding sequence ATGGCTAAAGAAAAACTTACAAATAACAACACCGAATCACATAATTCCAATGTAGAAGCTTCTACAAAAATTGATGCTATAAAACAGCTTATTTTTGGAGAAAACATGCAAGCTTACGATATTGAGTTTGAAGCGGTAAAAAATGACATCCTTAACAAAAAGCAAGAATTAGAAAACTTGGTCGATGATGTTAGAAAAGAATTACTTCAAAATATTGATAATTTAAGCACTGACATTAACATAAGAATTACAGATCTTGAAAATTCTTTTAATGACAAAGCAGATACCCTTGACGAAAAAAAATTAGACAGAAAATTGTTAGGCGACTTGTTAATGAATCTTGGTGAAAAAATAAGCAAGTAA